In one window of Oryza sativa Japonica Group chromosome 9, ASM3414082v1 DNA:
- the LOC4347040 gene encoding uncharacterized protein — translation MAKPRLLALLLLAALLLALSFSHGEAKDVQLVKPARRYGRWRSALQAGDGMVSTVADYSDPKPNTNPRGGVLPPTDPNSPPAH, via the exons ATGGCGAAGCCGAGGctgctcgccctcctcctcctcgccgccctcctcctcgccctctccTTCTCGCACG GGGAAGCGAAGGACGTGCAGCTGGTGAAGCCGGCGCGCCGCTACGGGCGGTGGCGCTCGGCCCTCCAGGCCGGCGATGGGATGGTGTCGACGGTGGCGGACTACTCCGATCCCAAGCCCAACACCAACCCCCGCGGCGGCGTGCTCCCCCCGACCGACCCCaactcgccgccggcgcactga
- the LOC4347042 gene encoding uncharacterized protein, whose translation MHTMGKSPALPLYYLLITLLAFYFLIVPSNAIPLSRVQRLHLQESSEMPLVRGSTAKPKMEMERPVVALEEDAMINARMALETQDYAPSGPNNHHKPPGWS comes from the exons ATGCATACAATGGGGAAATCACCAGCACTACCACTCTACTATCTTCTTATCACCTTGTTGGCATTCTACTTCTTGATTGTTCCTTCCAATGCTATACCTCTCTCAA GAGTGCAAAGGCTGCACTTGCAAGAGTCCAGTGAGATGCCATTAGTCAGAGGCAGCACAGCAAAGCCAAAg ATGGAAATGGAGAGACCAGTTGTTGCCCTAGAGGAGGACGCCATGATCAATGCGAGGATGGCTTTGGAGACACAGGACTATGCACCCTCAGGCCCAAACAACCACCACAAGCCACCGGGTTGGAGctga
- the LOC4347043 gene encoding pentatricopeptide repeat-containing protein At2g36730, with protein MAALHLHALIAGGGGATTVPHLRQIHAHLLTSGRFPSLGPVLLRRLISLPNPHLHLAHRLLLSLPSPSLDLFNLLLPPLASSPDPSTAAALFLRLRRGGLRPDAHTLPHVLKALARLAPGSLPVVGSVHSEAVKDGLASAVVYVPNALMAAYSACGQLERAVQVFDEMPRRTVVSWNTALTACAGNGRHELCVELFAEMLEAGSVPDPTTFVVMLSAAAELGNLALGKWAHGQVVSRRLDMTLQLGTAAVNMYSKCATVSYALRLFERMPARNVWTWTAMIVGFAQNGLAQEALELFDRMKLSKIIPNYVTFLGLLCACSHAGLVDEGRRFFHEMQHVYGIVPMMTHYSAMVDVLGRNGLLQEAYDFVVGMPVEADPVVWRTLLAACQLHSSKDCIEIIDKVQGKLLELEPRRSGNYVMVSNIYCEIGSWDEAAKARRVMREGGMKKVAGESCVEVGGRVHRFIFGDDSCPEFHGACRILHELNLNMRKCEPIDPILFTDDAD; from the coding sequence ATGGCCGCTCTCCACCTCCACGccctcatcgccggcggcggcggcgccaccaccgtCCCCCATCTCCGGCAGATCCACGCCCATCTCCTCACCTCCGGCCGCTTCCCCTCCCTCGgccccgtcctcctccgccgcctcattTCGCTGCCCAATCCCCACCTCCACCTCgcccaccgtctcctcctctccctcccctccccatccCTCGACCTCTTCAACCTCCTCCTTCCCccgctcgcctcctcgccggacccctccaccgccgccgccctcttccttcgcctccgccgcgggGGTCTCCGCCCCGACGCGCACACGCTCCCGCACGTCCTCAAGGCGCTCGCGCGCCTCGCCCCGGGATCCCTCCCCGTTGTCGGATCCGTGCACTCGGAGGCCGTCAAGGACGGCCTCGCCTCCGCGGTGGTGTACGTCCCGAACGCGCTCATGGCCGCGTACTCGGCCTGTGGGCAACTGGAGCGCGCCGtgcaggtgttcgacgaaatgccgcGCCGGACCGTCGTGTCCTGGAACACCGCGCTCACCGCCTGCGCGGGCAACGGCCGCCACGAGCTGTGCGTCGAGCTGTTCGCGGAGATGCTAGAGGCTGGTTCCGTGCCGGACCCGACCACGTTCGTGGTCATGCTGTCCGCCGCGGCCGAGCTGGGCAACCTGGCGCTCGGCAAGTGGGCGCATGGACAGGTTGTTTCCCGGAGGCTGGACATGACGCTTCAGCTTGGGACGGCGGCAGTGAACATGTACTCCAAGTGTGCCACGGTGAGTTATGCCCTGCGCTTGTTCGAGAGGATGCCCGCGAGGAATGTCTGGACATGGACTGCCATGATCGTAGGGTTTGCGCAGAATGGTTTGGCTCAGGAAGCGCTGGAGCTGTTTGACAGGATGAAACTCTCAAAGATCATACCCAATTATGTCACATTTCTTGGTCTGCTTTGTGCATGTAGCCATGCTGGCCTGGTTGATGAGGGGCGCCGGTTCTTCCACGAAATGCAGCATGTTTATGGTATTGTGCCGATGATGACGCACTACAGCGCCATGGTTGATGTCCTAGGCCGCAACGGTCTTCTCCAGGAAGCTTATGACTTTGTTGTAGGAATGCCAGTCGAGGCTGACCCAGTTGTGTGGAGGACATTATTGGCAGCCTGCCAGCTGCATAGCTCCAAGGACTGTATTGAGATCATTGACAAGGTGCAGGGCAAACTGCTGGAGCTAGAGCCCCGGAGAAGCGGGAACTACGTCATGGTTTCAAACATCTACTGCGAAATTGGATCATGGGACGAGGCAGCGAAGGCAAGGAGGGTGATGAGGGAAGGAGGGATGAAGAAGGTTGCGGGAGAGAGTTGTGTTGAGGTGGGAGGACGGGTGCATCGGTTCATCTTCGGGGATGATTCTTGCCCTGAATTTCATGGGGCTTGTAGGATTCTCCATGAATTGAATCTCAACATGAGAAAATGTGAACCTATTGACCCAATCTTATTTACTGATGATGCTGACTAG